One genomic region from Sphingobacterium sp. UGAL515B_05 encodes:
- a CDS encoding DUF3347 domain-containing protein has protein sequence MKIKHYIITGALILSSLTNYAQNNTVNTNVKIAGNCGMCKKTIENAGASAQAKVEWNEDNQTATIAYDAKKTSLDAVLKNIAGAGYDNEKYLAAEDTYAKLHACCQYERNLAPPASDSPQDASMEPVASVDNISNASNFQKIYDQYFLLKDALVAADSKQAAGLANDLADAIAKIQTTDLTKAEQEVWKTRTTSLKATVKSLQQAKDISKQREAFALLSEDIYSLSKNSKPSSSVYYQKCPMFNKGKGATWLSRHKEIKNPYYGAQMLTCGSTIQTL, from the coding sequence ATGAAAATCAAACATTATATTATAACAGGGGCTTTAATACTATCCTCTTTGACAAACTATGCACAAAACAACACCGTGAACACCAATGTTAAAATTGCTGGAAACTGCGGTATGTGTAAAAAAACAATAGAAAATGCAGGAGCCTCCGCTCAGGCTAAAGTTGAATGGAACGAAGACAACCAAACAGCAACAATAGCCTATGACGCAAAGAAAACTTCCTTAGATGCTGTATTGAAAAATATCGCCGGAGCGGGCTATGACAATGAAAAATACCTTGCCGCGGAAGATACTTATGCTAAACTACATGCTTGCTGCCAATACGAAAGAAATTTAGCTCCTCCAGCATCAGATAGCCCACAAGACGCAAGCATGGAGCCGGTAGCTTCAGTAGATAACATCAGCAACGCAAGCAATTTTCAAAAGATCTATGACCAATACTTTCTGCTTAAAGATGCACTTGTAGCTGCGGATAGTAAACAAGCTGCAGGCCTAGCAAACGATCTTGCCGATGCAATTGCTAAAATACAAACTACTGATCTAACGAAAGCGGAACAGGAGGTCTGGAAAACCAGAACAACGTCACTCAAAGCGACAGTGAAGAGCCTACAACAGGCAAAGGATATCAGTAAACAACGAGAAGCCTTCGCCCTATTGTCAGAAGATATCTATAGTTTGTCCAAAAACTCAAAACCATCTTCTTCTGTTTATTATCAAAAGTGTCCGATGTTCAACAAAGGCAAAGGCGCGACTTGGTTAAGCCGTCATAAAGAAATCAAAAATCCATACTACGGCGCACAGATGCTAACATGTGGCAGCACAATTCAAACGCTTTAA